In Pseudofrankia saprophytica, one genomic interval encodes:
- a CDS encoding protein-tyrosine phosphatase family protein yields the protein MSTPPLVGAFQLPDGSWVRGRGLRRPAPDGESPDFGLYLGSRRLRHRHDATLPWPRTWIDWPDFLLPRDHDQAVRHIRALHEQAQSGAAVEVACGGGVGRTGTVIACLAVLAGLDPADATAWTRQHHHPRAVETPWQRRWVTRFPRR from the coding sequence GTGAGCACTCCGCCCCTCGTCGGCGCATTCCAACTCCCCGACGGCTCCTGGGTCCGCGGCCGCGGCCTGCGCCGTCCGGCGCCAGACGGCGAATCGCCCGACTTCGGCCTCTATCTGGGATCCCGTCGCCTGCGCCACCGACACGACGCCACACTTCCCTGGCCGCGCACGTGGATCGACTGGCCCGATTTCCTCCTGCCCCGCGACCACGACCAAGCCGTCCGGCACATCCGGGCGCTCCACGAACAGGCACAGTCCGGCGCGGCAGTCGAGGTCGCATGCGGAGGCGGAGTCGGCCGCACCGGCACTGTCATCGCCTGCCTCGCCGTCCTGGCCGGACTGGACCCCGCCGACGCCACCGCCTGGACCCGGCAACACCACCATCCCCGAGCGGTCGAGACCCCCTGGCAGCGCCGCTGGGTCACCAGGTTCCCCCGCCGCTGA
- a CDS encoding IS6 family transposase: protein MARRRPPPLVPASEFTGYRFPPEVIVLAVRWYLRFALSYRDVEELLAERGVEVDHVTVYRWVQRFTPLLVDAARPRRHSPGDRWFVDETYIKIAGRWRYLYRAVDQRGQVIDVLASERRDQLAARRFFRQALAHGRRPVEVTTDKAPVYPRVLDELLPDACHVDARWENNRIESDHSRLKARLRPMRGLKRLRSAQTISTGHALIQNIRRGHYELATDADPRQRLSVAFTELAHAI from the coding sequence ATGGCTCGTCGCCGTCCTCCTCCGTTGGTCCCGGCCTCGGAGTTCACCGGGTACCGATTCCCGCCCGAGGTGATCGTTCTGGCGGTTCGCTGGTACTTGAGGTTCGCGTTGTCGTACCGGGATGTCGAAGAGCTGCTGGCCGAACGCGGCGTTGAGGTTGATCACGTGACCGTGTACAGGTGGGTGCAACGGTTCACCCCACTGCTGGTCGACGCCGCCCGGCCGCGCCGCCACAGCCCGGGTGACAGGTGGTTCGTCGACGAGACCTACATCAAGATCGCAGGTCGATGGCGGTACCTGTATCGAGCCGTTGACCAGCGCGGACAGGTCATCGACGTACTCGCCAGCGAACGGCGTGACCAGCTCGCGGCCCGCCGCTTCTTCCGCCAAGCCCTGGCCCACGGCCGCCGGCCGGTCGAGGTCACCACCGACAAGGCGCCGGTCTATCCGCGGGTCCTTGATGAGCTGCTGCCCGACGCCTGCCACGTCGACGCACGGTGGGAGAACAACCGGATCGAGTCCGACCACAGCAGACTCAAGGCGCGGCTACGGCCGATGCGCGGGCTGAAACGGCTGCGCTCGGCTCAGACGATCAGCACAGGGCACGCGCTGATCCAGAACATCCGCCGCGGCCACTACGAACTCGCCACCGACGCCGATCCACGGCAGCGGCTATCAGTCGCGTTCACTGAGCTCGCCCACGCCATCTGA
- a CDS encoding IS110 family transposase, with the protein MAQQTDEVTGGVDTHKDSHTAAALDSAGRLLGVEQFPATGAGYGRLLDWLRGFGAVGKVGVEGTGVYGAGLARHLAAAGVAVVEIDRPDRKARRWQGKSDPVDAEAAARAALAGRRTGKPKDRTGQVEALRALRVARRGAVEGRADAQRQMKALVVTAPEQVRAELSALTATRLVEVCASADIAVAHAGDPAVAVRLALRSLARRHQRLSVEIRDLDTVINRLVVTISPKLLEVQGVGPDTAGQLLVTMGANPDRMRSEAAFAMLCGVAPLPASSGRTHRYRLNRGGDRQANAALYRVVLSRLRWDARTRAYVERRTKEGKSKKEIIRCLKRYVARELYAILTTLREPNDLPVIT; encoded by the coding sequence ATGGCACAGCAGACTGATGAGGTCACGGGTGGTGTCGACACCCACAAGGACAGTCACACGGCGGCGGCTCTCGATAGCGCCGGGCGGCTTCTCGGTGTGGAACAGTTCCCCGCGACCGGGGCGGGTTACGGCCGGCTGCTCGACTGGCTGCGTGGCTTCGGCGCCGTTGGGAAGGTCGGCGTCGAGGGGACCGGGGTATACGGCGCCGGGCTGGCCCGGCATCTGGCGGCGGCCGGTGTCGCGGTCGTCGAGATCGACCGGCCGGACCGCAAGGCCCGGCGCTGGCAGGGCAAGTCCGACCCGGTCGACGCCGAGGCCGCGGCCCGCGCGGCGCTGGCGGGCCGGCGGACCGGGAAGCCGAAGGACCGCACCGGCCAGGTCGAGGCACTGCGTGCTCTGCGGGTGGCCCGTCGTGGCGCGGTCGAGGGCCGCGCTGACGCGCAGCGCCAGATGAAGGCACTGGTCGTGACCGCACCCGAGCAGGTACGTGCCGAACTGTCCGCCCTGACCGCCACGCGCCTTGTGGAGGTCTGCGCCAGCGCCGACATCGCGGTCGCACACGCCGGCGACCCCGCGGTCGCTGTTCGGCTTGCACTGCGCAGCCTTGCGCGCCGCCATCAGCGGTTGTCCGTCGAGATCCGCGACCTCGACACAGTCATCAACCGGCTCGTGGTCACGATCAGCCCAAAACTGCTCGAGGTCCAAGGCGTCGGCCCGGACACCGCCGGCCAGCTGCTCGTCACCATGGGAGCCAACCCCGACCGGATGCGCTCAGAGGCCGCGTTCGCAATGCTCTGCGGCGTCGCCCCGCTACCCGCGTCCTCAGGCCGGACCCATCGCTACCGACTCAACCGCGGTGGCGACCGCCAGGCGAACGCCGCGCTCTACCGGGTCGTGCTCTCCCGCCTGCGCTGGGACGCGAGAACCCGTGCCTACGTCGAGCGCCGCACCAAGGAGGGCAAGAGCAAGAAAGAGATCATCCGCTGCCTCAAGCGCTACGTCGCCCGGGAACTCTACGCGATCCTCACCACCCTACGAGAACCAAACGATCTTCCAGTGATCACTTGA
- a CDS encoding NADP-dependent oxidoreductase, whose translation MKAVRFHEYGAPDVLRYEDVDRPVPSTGQVRVRVAATTFNGVDGNIRAGFMQGPMPLTLPHTLGLDVAGTIDALGEGVSGLKVGEQVVGFLPFVDDGASAQYVLAPVESLAPAPTSIPLADAAALPLVGLTAWQALFDHAELKTGQRILISGAGGAVGGYAVQLAKAADAYVIATASPRSSEHVQAAGADEVIDHTTTAATTAVTEPVDVLLNLAPIDPAEFSALAALVRDGGVVVSTTVWMPAPADDERGVRAVDLFVRSDAKQLSELVARVDRGELTVDVAERVPLKDLASVHVRAAAGTLSGKVIVLPA comes from the coding sequence ATGAAGGCAGTTCGATTCCACGAGTACGGCGCCCCCGACGTCCTGCGCTATGAGGACGTCGACCGGCCGGTGCCGAGCACGGGTCAGGTGCGAGTACGCGTCGCCGCGACGACGTTCAACGGGGTCGATGGCAATATCCGCGCGGGTTTCATGCAGGGCCCGATGCCTCTGACCTTGCCGCATACCCTCGGCCTGGACGTCGCGGGAACGATCGACGCACTCGGCGAGGGCGTCAGCGGCCTCAAGGTCGGTGAGCAGGTCGTCGGCTTTCTACCGTTCGTCGATGACGGCGCCTCGGCGCAGTACGTCCTCGCGCCCGTCGAGAGCCTGGCGCCGGCTCCGACAAGCATCCCGCTCGCCGACGCGGCCGCGCTACCCCTGGTCGGTCTCACCGCCTGGCAGGCACTCTTCGACCACGCCGAGCTGAAGACCGGGCAGCGGATCCTGATCAGTGGCGCGGGCGGCGCCGTGGGCGGCTACGCGGTACAGCTGGCCAAGGCAGCCGACGCCTACGTGATCGCCACCGCAAGCCCCCGCAGCAGCGAGCACGTCCAGGCGGCGGGTGCCGACGAGGTCATCGACCACACCACCACCGCGGCGACCACCGCGGTGACCGAGCCGGTCGACGTCCTGCTCAACCTCGCCCCGATCGACCCCGCCGAGTTCAGCGCGCTGGCGGCCTTGGTCCGCGACGGCGGCGTCGTGGTCAGCACCACCGTGTGGATGCCCGCCCCAGCCGACGACGAGCGCGGCGTGCGGGCCGTCGACCTCTTCGTCCGCAGCGACGCCAAGCAACTATCGGAACTCGTCGCGCGCGTGGACCGCGGCGAACTGACCGTCGATGTCGCCGAGCGCGTCCCGCTGAAGGACCTGGCGTCCGTCCACGTCCGGGCCGCCGCGGGGACCCTTTCGGGCAAGGTCATCGTCCTTCCTGCCTGA
- a CDS encoding NACHT domain-containing protein: MSGEVEHFEATQELSRSLLEVLLGRLSTVDLTSHWVVSLEDHWSESRYVELAVSSDRDPTWGAATLDTALERHDEPLTVLEGEAGSGKSVSLREVARRRYDEALRNAALPAILPIYVNLRELAAGQALVDSSAVESCAMDQLAAGCEGDLRKFAEAEFRRRSSSGGLFFIFDSFDEIAGLLDGDLQEGSDKYSRAIQMFLAKYPRCRAVIAAREVEGPHIRGVPHLSILPMDDSRRRLLIRRSGRGAEFVSALLKEVSAADPRIRRLAGNPTFLALLCLHAERHGTLPAGAYRVVQEFVRLRAHKEAAKLQRIFGTTADELLDDAATLAYVMSSSPEAGLNPPLDVLGHEYAALGHGTAADVTVITEALVHLGLAVLAPDQGGEPGRKRFSFRDRSLQGYFSTAYVEKHVGSVDPGVMVRRAIWHDTAVFLLESASVAAPRLVTEIGLILSSASTSTSKSQSVTKRQPGDVAADHSPAEHGIDHSRLAEGLRAIKILDESRIPAKLLPAVLVRDATRLLCALWATGNLLERRQALQVVGAWCPTDGAVRLIGDGLRSGSEVLREIAFQRAGYLQPVPPDIRTAIRRSVTTLGAERRLRAGLSELTPRLRRLGDPADFTVVDSWGRALSWILPIALLAAAVPSHDTQPTRLSVRLLVTALLVILLQAIRGSPPLSWWPNRSVTARVLATRFASNRPPTVTLWSSYLLLGACTTGLTFAGATTPVSGVISAAAVGYIVALTPCLLLVLAADARPAWYAFVLPWIVLGHARLFRSQSMAWIGTASAGAALTLLSVVLPRKYLTPDHTAISALAIGSALTYLLLIRPLLRFVVDQQDRQKIRPANLAPLRSASDLLDLLSCLHSATHCVTALSTVRERMILQPVAENVAVVADLLDLVRNAHIQGRKAWSFWTTRSKDQPVGRSPASSTWAGSRRGRRCLRRLGKDALPALDELVRLYDELSATPQTASRVPWLSPVTPGDHRRPRSSVRQRPLMFGVQRVRQTFGGSQRETDERHHGGRSER; the protein is encoded by the coding sequence GTGTCAGGTGAGGTCGAGCATTTCGAAGCGACTCAGGAACTGTCGCGATCTCTCCTCGAGGTCCTCCTCGGCCGGCTGAGCACCGTGGACCTGACAAGCCACTGGGTGGTAAGCCTCGAAGACCACTGGTCCGAGAGCCGCTACGTCGAGCTTGCGGTCAGCTCCGACCGGGACCCAACGTGGGGCGCGGCCACTCTCGACACCGCGCTCGAGCGGCACGACGAGCCGTTGACAGTTCTGGAGGGCGAGGCTGGATCCGGCAAGAGCGTGTCCTTGCGCGAAGTCGCCCGACGACGCTATGACGAAGCGCTCCGAAACGCAGCCCTGCCTGCCATCCTCCCGATTTATGTGAACCTGCGGGAGCTGGCCGCAGGCCAGGCTCTGGTAGATTCCTCGGCCGTCGAGTCCTGCGCTATGGACCAGCTAGCAGCGGGCTGTGAAGGTGACCTGAGGAAGTTCGCTGAGGCAGAGTTCCGACGCAGATCATCCAGCGGTGGCCTGTTCTTCATCTTCGACTCGTTCGACGAGATCGCAGGATTACTGGACGGAGATCTCCAGGAAGGTTCCGACAAGTACAGCAGAGCAATACAGATGTTCCTCGCGAAGTATCCACGATGTCGTGCAGTAATTGCGGCGAGAGAAGTCGAGGGGCCACATATTCGCGGCGTCCCGCACCTCTCCATCCTTCCGATGGACGACTCTCGCAGGCGGCTACTAATCCGCCGCTCGGGGCGAGGGGCGGAATTTGTCAGTGCCCTTCTGAAAGAAGTATCCGCGGCGGACCCACGAATCCGCCGGCTGGCCGGGAATCCGACTTTCCTCGCCCTCTTGTGTCTCCACGCAGAGAGGCACGGAACGCTGCCTGCGGGCGCCTACCGAGTAGTTCAGGAGTTTGTGCGCCTGCGCGCACACAAGGAAGCCGCTAAGCTTCAGCGAATATTCGGGACGACGGCTGACGAGTTACTCGACGACGCGGCGACACTCGCGTATGTCATGTCGTCCTCACCGGAGGCGGGGTTGAACCCACCGCTGGACGTGCTAGGTCATGAGTACGCCGCGCTGGGACACGGCACGGCCGCCGATGTCACCGTGATTACTGAAGCGCTGGTACACCTAGGCCTCGCGGTCCTCGCGCCAGACCAGGGAGGGGAACCCGGGCGCAAGCGGTTCTCATTCCGAGACAGAAGCCTCCAGGGGTATTTCTCCACCGCTTATGTCGAGAAACATGTCGGCTCTGTTGACCCGGGCGTCATGGTTCGCCGAGCCATCTGGCACGACACCGCAGTCTTCCTCCTTGAATCGGCGTCGGTGGCGGCGCCACGACTGGTCACCGAGATCGGGCTCATCCTGTCCTCCGCATCGACGTCAACCAGCAAGTCGCAAAGCGTCACGAAAAGGCAGCCAGGTGACGTCGCGGCCGATCACAGTCCAGCCGAACACGGGATCGATCATTCGCGGCTGGCCGAGGGGCTGCGCGCGATCAAGATACTCGACGAGAGCAGAATCCCCGCGAAGCTGCTACCAGCTGTCCTGGTGCGGGACGCGACGCGGCTACTGTGCGCTCTGTGGGCAACAGGAAACCTGCTGGAGCGCAGGCAAGCCCTGCAGGTCGTCGGTGCCTGGTGCCCCACGGACGGCGCCGTCCGCCTGATCGGTGACGGCCTCCGCAGCGGCAGCGAGGTCCTCCGGGAGATCGCCTTCCAACGCGCCGGGTACCTCCAGCCAGTCCCGCCGGACATTAGAACGGCTATCCGCCGCTCGGTGACGACTCTCGGTGCCGAAAGACGGCTCCGCGCGGGACTCTCAGAACTCACGCCGCGGCTCCGGCGCCTCGGCGACCCGGCCGACTTCACCGTGGTCGATAGCTGGGGCCGCGCATTGTCCTGGATTCTGCCCATCGCGCTGCTGGCCGCGGCGGTGCCGTCTCACGACACGCAGCCCACCAGGCTGAGCGTGCGGCTGCTGGTGACAGCCCTCCTGGTGATACTTCTCCAGGCAATCCGCGGGAGTCCTCCGCTGTCATGGTGGCCAAACCGATCGGTGACGGCGAGGGTCCTAGCCACAAGATTCGCGTCGAACAGACCGCCAACGGTGACCCTCTGGTCCAGCTACCTTCTGCTCGGCGCCTGCACGACCGGGCTGACTTTCGCTGGCGCGACCACCCCTGTCTCGGGCGTGATCTCGGCGGCGGCCGTCGGCTATATCGTTGCCCTGACCCCCTGCCTTCTCCTGGTCCTGGCCGCCGACGCCCGCCCGGCGTGGTACGCGTTCGTCCTGCCCTGGATCGTGCTGGGGCACGCACGGCTGTTCAGGTCGCAGTCGATGGCCTGGATCGGCACAGCGTCAGCCGGCGCCGCGCTGACTCTTCTGTCGGTCGTCCTTCCGCGGAAATATCTGACACCCGACCACACGGCAATCTCGGCGCTCGCGATCGGCTCCGCTCTCACATACCTGCTCCTCATTCGCCCGCTGCTACGGTTCGTCGTCGATCAGCAGGATCGCCAGAAGATCAGGCCGGCGAATCTGGCGCCTCTCCGGTCGGCCTCAGACCTTCTCGATCTCCTTTCCTGCCTGCACTCCGCCACACACTGCGTCACGGCGCTTTCAACCGTTCGTGAGCGGATGATTCTGCAGCCGGTGGCCGAGAACGTCGCCGTCGTGGCGGACCTCCTGGATCTGGTGAGGAACGCGCACATCCAGGGCCGTAAAGCGTGGTCGTTCTGGACGACTCGTTCGAAGGATCAGCCAGTCGGCCGCTCGCCGGCTTCTAGCACCTGGGCCGGATCGCGGCGCGGGCGCCGCTGCCTGCGACGCCTCGGTAAGGACGCCCTCCCAGCCCTTGACGAGCTCGTGCGGCTTTACGACGAGCTCAGCGCCACGCCGCAGACAGCTAGCCGCGTTCCATGGCTATCCCCCGTAACACCGGGAGACCATCGCCGCCCAAGAAGCTCGGTCCGGCAACGGCCATTGATGTTTGGAGTTCAAAGAGTTCGTCAGACCTTCGGCGGCTCCCAGCGGGAGACCGACGAACGTCATCACGGGGGGCGTAGTGAACGATAG
- a CDS encoding cupin domain-containing protein, with the protein MRKVEIARPEDPALTHLAVVGDTYTVLFSGEQTAGRFAMLDMLIPPGGGPPPHRHDFEECFRVLEGSVEVRVRDLPPIWLKAGESANIPANAAHAFRNAARVPARLLCTVAPAGLERYFAEFGDLVPTRTSPAPSLSNAEREVRLRRAVALAPEYGMEVLLPPAT; encoded by the coding sequence GTGCGAAAGGTGGAGATCGCGCGGCCCGAGGACCCCGCGCTGACGCACCTGGCCGTCGTCGGGGACACCTACACCGTGCTGTTCTCCGGCGAGCAGACCGCCGGCCGCTTCGCGATGCTGGACATGCTCATCCCGCCGGGCGGTGGACCTCCGCCGCACCGTCACGACTTCGAGGAGTGCTTCCGAGTCCTCGAGGGCTCGGTGGAGGTACGCGTGCGTGACCTTCCGCCTATCTGGCTGAAGGCAGGCGAATCAGCCAACATCCCGGCCAATGCCGCCCACGCGTTCCGCAATGCGGCCCGGGTCCCTGCCCGACTGCTCTGTACCGTCGCGCCAGCGGGCCTGGAACGGTACTTTGCCGAGTTCGGTGATCTCGTCCCAACCCGCACCTCCCCGGCCCCGTCGCTCAGCAACGCCGAACGCGAGGTGCGACTGCGGCGAGCCGTAGCACTCGCGCCGGAGTACGGCATGGAGGTCCTGCTCCCGCCCGCGACGTAG
- a CDS encoding alpha/beta hydrolase produces MSLTFDPEIAEALAPMAGFTPPPVGDIAARRDVWEPIIGAAGTAQPLPPDVTTSDHYATADDGAQIQMRWYVKDGATPGSAVLFFHGGGYIFGHIDLFDGPVSRYVSASGVPMLSVEYRRAPEHPFPTPLDDAYAALRWLHDHAAELGVDPDRIGVMGDSAGGGMAAALTILTRERGGPKIARQILLMPMLDDRTRTPDPYIAPFALWSYDDSATAWPALLGDAAGGPDVPATAAPARIEDATDLPPAYIEVGQIDVFRDEDTAYATKLSRAGVPVEFHLHPGAPHEFDSIAFNSDVARRAITDRVRVLKSI; encoded by the coding sequence ATGTCCCTCACCTTTGACCCCGAGATCGCCGAGGCGCTGGCCCCGATGGCGGGTTTCACCCCGCCGCCAGTAGGCGACATCGCCGCTCGTCGCGACGTCTGGGAGCCGATCATCGGCGCCGCGGGGACGGCCCAGCCACTCCCACCCGACGTCACGACGAGCGATCACTACGCGACTGCCGACGACGGCGCCCAGATCCAGATGCGCTGGTACGTCAAGGACGGCGCAACGCCTGGTTCCGCCGTGCTGTTCTTCCACGGCGGCGGCTACATCTTCGGCCACATCGACCTGTTCGACGGGCCGGTATCCCGATACGTCTCCGCCAGCGGCGTGCCGATGCTGTCGGTCGAGTACCGCCGCGCGCCGGAGCACCCCTTCCCGACACCACTCGATGACGCCTACGCCGCGCTGCGCTGGCTGCACGATCACGCCGCAGAGCTGGGCGTCGACCCCGACCGAATCGGCGTGATGGGCGACAGCGCCGGAGGCGGCATGGCGGCGGCGCTGACAATCCTCACGCGCGAGCGTGGCGGGCCGAAGATCGCCCGCCAGATCCTGCTCATGCCGATGCTGGACGACCGCACCAGGACACCGGACCCGTACATTGCGCCCTTCGCCCTGTGGTCCTACGACGACAGCGCAACCGCGTGGCCCGCGCTGCTCGGCGACGCGGCCGGCGGGCCGGACGTCCCCGCCACGGCGGCCCCGGCCCGGATCGAAGACGCGACCGACCTGCCACCGGCCTACATCGAGGTCGGCCAGATCGACGTCTTCCGCGACGAGGACACCGCCTACGCGACCAAGCTCAGCCGGGCCGGCGTGCCGGTGGAGTTCCACCTGCACCCCGGTGCCCCACACGAGTTCGACTCCATCGCCTTCAACTCCGACGTCGCGCGGCGTGCCATCACCGACCGGGTCCGAGTCCTGAAATCGATCTGA
- a CDS encoding TetR/AcrR family transcriptional regulator, producing the protein MSPPASRQTRKDALRNRDRVLDAATELVRSDGEKVPMAKIAERAGVGVGTLYRHFATREELLGALVHRSFGLAVDNARAAAAHPGSALDGIRLFFLATLRDRERFVLPLHGGPPVFTPATRKRQADVRTALRGLLERGKAARELRADLTPEDLIVATSLLSRPLPGTGDWDDLARRQIDLMINGLGPGPPMDKGQSS; encoded by the coding sequence GTGTCGCCCCCCGCCTCCCGCCAGACTCGTAAGGACGCGCTCCGTAACCGCGATCGGGTCCTCGACGCCGCGACCGAGCTGGTGCGGAGCGACGGGGAGAAGGTGCCGATGGCCAAGATCGCCGAACGTGCGGGCGTCGGGGTCGGGACCCTCTACCGCCACTTCGCCACCCGCGAGGAGTTGCTCGGCGCGCTCGTCCACCGCTCGTTCGGCCTTGCCGTCGACAACGCGCGGGCGGCCGCTGCTCACCCGGGCTCCGCGCTGGACGGCATCCGGCTGTTCTTCCTGGCCACCCTGCGCGATCGCGAGCGCTTCGTCCTGCCCTTGCACGGCGGCCCGCCGGTCTTCACACCTGCCACCCGCAAGCGACAGGCGGACGTTCGCACCGCACTGCGCGGGCTCCTCGAACGCGGCAAAGCCGCCAGGGAACTGCGCGCAGACCTGACCCCCGAAGACCTGATCGTGGCAACCTCGCTGCTGTCCCGACCGCTGCCGGGGACCGGCGACTGGGACGACCTGGCCCGTCGACAGATCGACCTGATGATCAATGGCCTCGGCCCCGGTCCACCTATGGACAAGGGGCAATCGTCCTGA
- the ltrA gene encoding group II intron reverse transcriptase/maturase — MVVDAPRGSKPFAISKHAVWEAWKRVKANKGAAGVDEQSIAQFEQDLKGNLYRLWNRMSSGCYFPSPVRAVEIPKRGGDGVRVLGVPTVTDRVAQTVAVMYLEPAVEPIFHQDSYGYRPNRSALDAVGVCRERCWRSDWVIDLDIRSFFDSIDHDLLLRAVERHTDQRWILLYVRRWLVAPLRQPDGTLVERDRGSPQGSAISPLLANIFLHYAFDAWMTREHPSVPFERYSDDVIVHCRTGRQAQYVRDAIAARLADVGLELNETKTRIVYCKSTYRSGSYEHERFDFLGYTFRPRLAVNSRGMGFVAFSPAVSDYAAKRMRQEMRRWRLHLRSGQTLLDLAQTVNAVIQGWINYYGRFRRSELVRVFSYLNDHLARWAMRKYKRLHRSWRRARRLLGQVARRDPGLFAHWQLGLRPKAG; from the coding sequence GTGGTAGTTGATGCACCTCGCGGGTCGAAGCCATTTGCTATTTCCAAGCATGCGGTGTGGGAGGCGTGGAAGAGAGTCAAGGCGAACAAGGGGGCGGCGGGCGTCGACGAACAGTCGATTGCCCAGTTCGAGCAGGACCTGAAAGGGAACCTGTATCGGCTGTGGAACCGGATGTCGTCGGGATGTTATTTCCCGTCGCCGGTACGCGCTGTGGAGATCCCCAAACGGGGTGGTGATGGGGTCAGGGTTCTCGGCGTGCCCACGGTGACGGACCGGGTGGCGCAGACCGTGGCGGTGATGTACCTGGAGCCAGCGGTGGAACCAATCTTCCATCAGGACTCGTACGGGTACCGGCCGAACCGGTCGGCGCTCGATGCTGTCGGGGTGTGCCGTGAACGCTGCTGGCGCAGTGACTGGGTCATTGATCTCGACATCCGGTCGTTCTTCGACAGCATCGACCACGATCTGCTGCTTCGTGCGGTGGAACGCCACACCGACCAGCGCTGGATCCTGCTGTATGTGCGGCGGTGGCTGGTTGCCCCGTTGCGGCAGCCGGACGGAACGCTGGTCGAACGCGATCGCGGAAGTCCTCAGGGCTCTGCGATCTCACCGTTGCTCGCGAACATTTTTCTGCACTATGCGTTCGACGCCTGGATGACCCGGGAGCATCCGAGTGTGCCCTTCGAGCGTTACAGTGACGATGTTATCGTGCACTGCCGGACCGGCCGGCAGGCGCAATACGTTCGGGACGCGATCGCGGCTCGGCTGGCGGATGTGGGCTTGGAACTCAACGAGACCAAGACCCGTATCGTGTACTGCAAGAGCACGTACCGTTCAGGTTCTTACGAGCATGAGCGGTTCGATTTCCTCGGGTACACGTTCCGGCCACGGCTGGCAGTTAACAGTCGGGGTATGGGTTTCGTCGCCTTCTCGCCCGCGGTCTCAGATTATGCCGCCAAACGGATGCGGCAGGAGATGCGCCGCTGGCGGTTACATCTTCGTTCCGGGCAGACTCTCCTCGACCTGGCACAGACGGTCAACGCTGTTATCCAGGGCTGGATCAACTATTACGGACGCTTCCGTAGGTCCGAGCTGGTCCGGGTCTTCTCCTACCTCAACGACCACCTTGCCCGGTGGGCCATGCGGAAGTACAAACGGCTGCACCGCAGCTGGCGACGGGCACGCAGACTCCTGGGACAGGTCGCACGACGCGACCCAGGGCTGTTCGCCCACTGGCAGCTCGGACTGCGGCCGAAGGCTGGATGA
- a CDS encoding CGNR zinc finger domain-containing protein, producing MRLPLVDYTVGATVATDLVNTSPTVRTIEGEALPDPDALAAFLAEHGLHRGAAGADSFPPTADEVRRVHFLRREVRGVLETATEDHAVAGATVLLRRAGLAPTLQRDAANRWQWHIPTVAGASLVDELAALVGAGLLGVIRTLGHERFRACQAPDCRGVFVDISRAGQRRYCMPDRCGNRLNVANHRARRQITGMAR from the coding sequence ATGCGGCTGCCCCTGGTCGACTACACGGTGGGGGCGACGGTCGCAACGGACCTGGTCAACACCTCGCCCACAGTGCGGACTATCGAGGGCGAGGCCCTTCCGGACCCGGACGCCCTCGCGGCCTTCCTGGCCGAGCACGGTCTCCACCGGGGCGCCGCCGGGGCGGACAGCTTCCCGCCCACGGCCGACGAGGTCCGTCGGGTGCATTTTCTGCGCCGCGAGGTGCGTGGCGTCCTGGAGACCGCGACCGAGGATCACGCGGTCGCTGGCGCGACCGTGCTACTCAGGCGGGCCGGTCTCGCCCCGACGTTGCAGCGCGACGCCGCCAACCGCTGGCAGTGGCACATCCCCACCGTGGCAGGCGCGTCGCTCGTTGACGAGCTGGCCGCACTCGTGGGTGCTGGTCTCCTTGGAGTCATCCGGACGCTCGGACACGAACGATTCCGCGCCTGCCAGGCCCCGGACTGCCGGGGAGTGTTCGTCGACATCAGCCGAGCTGGACAGCGCCGCTACTGCATGCCCGACCGGTGCGGCAACCGCCTCAACGTGGCAAACCACCGCGCCCGCCGACAGATCACGGGCATGGCGCGGTGA